DNA from Arthrobacter sp. PvP023:
CAGAGTTGTCGGGCCAGCCGGTCCACCCCGCAACGGGCGTCGAAGCCCTGTGTGAAACAGCGAGCGCCGCGTCCGGGCGCATCATCAGCCCCAGCCTGTACAACATCGACCTTGCGCCGACGAAGCGCGAAGGCCGCCGCTGGACCAGCTACAGCATCTTCACCCTGTGGGCCAACGACGTCCACAGCCTTGGAAACTATGCCTTTGCCATCGGGCTCTTCGCACTGGGCCTCGGCGGCTGGCAGATCCTGCTGGCCCTCGGCGTCGGTGCCGTCCTGCTGTTCGGGCTCCTGAGCTTCTCGGGTTTCATGGGTGTCAAGACCGGTGTGCCTTTCCCCGTCATGAGCCGGATCAGCTTCGGCATCAGGGGAGCCCAGATCGCCAGCCTCCTGCGCGGTGCTGTGGCCGTGGCCTGGTTCGGCATCCAGACCTACCTTGCGTCGGTGGTGCTTCGGGTCATGCTCGTGGCCGTGGTTCCCGCGCTGAAAGAACTGGACTCCAACTCGATCCTCGGGCTGTCCACGCTGGGCTGGGCCGCCTTTGTGTTCCTCTGGATCGTGCAGCTGATTATCGTCAGCTTCGGCATGGAAATGATCCGCAAGTACGAGGCTTTTGCCGGGCCCGTCATCCTCGTGACCATGGCGGCCATCGCCGTCTGGATCTTCATCGAAGCCGGCGGCTCCATCGCGTGGTCGTCCGACAACGCCCTCGAAGGGGCGGACATGTGGCGCACCATCTTCGCCGGCGGTGCACTGTGGGTGTCCATCTACGGAACTTTCGTCCTGAACTTCTGCGACTTCACCCGCTCGGCCGTCTCCAAGAAGGCGGTGGTGCGCGGCAACTTCTGGGGCATCCCCATCAACATGCTCCTCTTCGGCGCCATTGTGGTGGTCATGGCCGGCGGCCAGTTCAAGATCAACGGCACGGTCATCCAGAGCCCGTCGGATATCGTCCAGACCATTCCAAACACGCTGTTCCTGGTGTTGGCCTGCCTCGCGCTGCTCATCCTGACCATCGCCGTGAACCTGATGGCCAACTTCGTGGCCCCGGTCTACGCCCTGACCAATCTGTTCCCGAGGCACCTGAACTTCCGCAAGGCGGCCTGGGTCAGCGGCACGATCGGACTGATCATCCTGCCGTGGAACCTGTACAACAATCCGCTGGTGATCGTGTACTTCCTGGGCGGCCTCGGGGCATTGCTCGGCCCGCTGTTCGGCGTCGTCATGGCCGACTACTGGCTGCTACGCCGCGGCAAGGTCAATGTGCTTGAGCTGTACACGGAAGATCCCGCCGGAGCCTACTTCTACAAAAAGGGCTTCAACCCCCGCGCCATCATCGCGCTGGTCCCGGCAGCCGCCGTCGCGCTCCTGATAGCCTTCGTTCCGGCGCTCGAGGCGGCCGCCCCGTTCGCCTGGTTCTTCGCGGCCGGCATCGCCGCAGTGGTGTACTACTTCATCGCCGACCGCTCGCAGCGGCTCGAAGACGTCGACGGCGAATCCATCGCCGTCGCTAGCACGCACTGACGAACACCGCCCGGCTCCACAGACAACGGAAGACACCACCATGCGCATACTTGTCGCCAACGTGAACACCACACAGTCCATGACCGACTCCATCGCCGCCCAGGCCCGGTCCGTCGCGGCACCCGGCACCGAGATCATCGGGATCACGCCGCGGTTCGGCGCGGACTCCTGCGAGGGGAACTTCGAAAGCTATCTCGCCGCGATCGCCGTCATGGACGCCGTGGTCAACTACCCGGAGCCGTTCGACGCCGTCATCCAGGCCGGGTACGGCGAGCACGGGCGGGAGGGGCTGCAGGAGCTCCTCGACGTCCCCGTTGTGGACATCACCGAGGCAGCGGCCTCCACGGCGATGTTCCTTGGACACAAGTACTCGGTGGTCACCACCCTTGACCGGGCGGTTCCGCTCATCGAGGACCGGCTGAAACTGGCCGGCCTCGATGCGCGGTGTGCCTCGGTGCGGGCCAGCGGGATGGCAGTCCTGGAGCTGGAAGAGGAGCCGGAGAGGGCTGTCGAAGCGATCATCGAACAGTCGCTGGCCGCCGTGCGTGACGACAAGGCCGAGGTGATCGTCCTGGGCTGCGGCGGGATGGCCGGCCTGGACGAGGAGATCCGCAAGCGTGCCGGCGTCCCGGTGGTTGACGGAGTGGCGGCCGCCGTGACCATCGCGGAGTCCCTGGTGCGGCTGGGGCTGTCCACGTCCAAAGTCCGGACCTACGCCAGCCCGCGGCCCAAGACCGTCATAGGCTGGCCACTAACGGCAGCGGACGTGCCCGCTGCGCCGTAGCCGCGGCCCCGACAGCCCGGCCATCAACGCAAGGAGCGACGAATGACTGCAACCCACCGGCCTGTACCACCCCACCGGCCGGGACCGGTCGCCGTCGTGACCGGTGCAGGGTCCGGCATCGGCCGGGCGGTGGCACGGCTCATGCTGGCCGAAGGCTACCGCGTGGTGCTGGCCGGCCGCCGTGAGGTTCCGCTGCTGGAGTCCGCGGCGGGTCACCGCCAGGCGCTGGCGGTGACCTGCGATGTCACGGTGCCCGACGACGTCGAACGTCTTTTCGCTGCGGCCCTCCAGAAGTGGGGGCGGGTGGATGTCCTGTTCAACAACGCGGGGGTGTTTGGCCCGGCAGCGTCGGTGGACGAGATCAGCGTGGCCGACTGGGATGCGGTGGTGGCGGTGAACCTCACCGGGTCCATGCTGTGTGCCGCCGCTGCAGTGCGGGCGATGAAAGCCCAGGAGCCGCAGGGCGGCCGGATCATCAACAACGGTTCCATTTCAGCCCATTCCCCGCGCCCCCGGACAGTTGCTTACACAGTGACCAAGCACGCCATGACCGGCCTGACCAAGAGCATCGAACTGGACGGCCGGGAATTCGGCATCACGTGCGGCCAGATCGACATCGGCAACACGGCCACGGACATCATGGGCACCATCGGCGTGGACTCCGGTGCCCTGCAGGCCGACGGCAGCCGCCGGGTGGAGCCCACGTTCCCGGTGCAGGATGCCGCCCGTGCGGTGCTGCTGATGGCAGGCATGCCGCCTACGGCCAGCGTCGGCTCGGTGGTGATCACGGCAGCAGGAATGCCGTTCATCGGCCGCGGCTAACCTCCTTCTTCGAGTTTTTGTCCACATATCGCGACTTGGGAGGCCTCTAAGTCCCCCGATATGGACAAAAACTCGAGAGCCGGGATGTTGGCCTGTGGATAACCTCTGCGGGCATGCGGAGGGGTGCCTCAATGGACCATGAGCAGATTGTCTCCCCTTCCAGAAGAAGTCGGCCGGCGCCCCTTTGCTGTTGCGGAGGCCACCGCTGCCGGCGTCGGAACCAGCAGGTTGCTGGGCGCCGACCTGCACCGGCCAAGCCGCGGAATCCGTGTGCCCAAGGGCGGCCGGACTGACCTCGCGGCGCTCGTCCGATCCCACACCCGGTTGGACGCGGTTACCTTCTGCAGCCTTGTCAGCGCTGCTGAGATCCACGGCGTTCCGCTGCCGCCGTGGGCGGAATTCCGGCCCGACGGCGGCGGCCCGGTGACCGCCGTCGTCGAACCTGTTCCCTGGGGTAAGAAAACCGGCCCGCATTTCCGCGAGCCCGGGCGCTTCCTGCACCTTTCCCGCGGGGGCGGCGCAACGCTGCCCCGACGCAAGGGCGTGGCGGGACACCGGCTCAGGATCCGCGACGGCGATGTCGTCGAAATCGATGGGCTGAGACTGACGTCTGTTGCCCGGACGTGGGTGGATCTTGGCTCACTGCTGCCCACGGATGACCTGGTGGTGGCGGGCGACGCCATCGTCAGCGAACACGCCAGGTCGTTCGGTCCGCCAAAAGTTGCCATGGTGCCGCTGGCTGAGCTCCGGAAGTTCGTGGACAACGCCAACGGCATCCATGGTGTCCGCAAGGCCCGGCTTGCCCTGGACCTGCTGCGCGTCGGCGTCGATTCGCCGCCCGAAAGCAGACTTCGCCTGATGCTCCACGGCGCGGGCCTTCCGGAGTTCACCGCCAACTGCCGCGTGGACGATGCCCTGGGAAGGCCGGTCTGGACGGACCTGGGCAACGCGCGGTACCGGACCTGCGTCGAGTACGAGGGCCTGCATCATCTGGACCCGGAGCAGCAGGCCATGGACGCATACCGGGATCAGCGAGTTGCGGACGCGGGCTGGCGGCAGGTCAGGATCAACAGGATCGACATGGAGCGGGGTCCCGAGTGGGTGGTGTCGAGGGTGACGCACACACTCCGGAAACAGGGCTGGCGGCGCTAGGGAGTTTTTGTCCAGATGACGTGACTTCAGACGCTTTCGAGTCCCTCGATGTGGACAAAAACTCGAAGACGGGGACGCAGCCAGGCTTTCGCGACCTGTTGATAGTTTCCACTCTGTGGAAACTGAATTTCCTCTTGCGGAATAATGTGAGCGGGGTTACTTTGGAAACAGACCCCGATCTCCGGGGCTGTTCCCGATTGATAGGTACAGATCAATGAAGATCCCAGACTCTGCGGCGCTGAAGGCGAGTTCGGCGCCGTCGAAGAAGAAGCCCCTGTATAGGTCGCTCTTCTTCCAAATTCTGATCGCCGTCGTGGCAGGTGTTCTTATCGGACATTTCTGGCCGGACCTCGGCTCGCAGCTGAGGCCTCTCGGTGATGGATTCATCCAGCTCATCAAGATGATCATCGCGCCGCTGATTTTCTTGGTGATTGTCACCGGAATCTCGGCCGTAGGCGACGTCAAGGCGGTCGGAAGGGTAGGAGTCAAGGCCCTTCTCTACTTCACTGCCGCCACGCTCTTCGCGCTGGTCTTCGGCCTGGTCGTGGGCAACATCGTCCAGCCCGGAGCCGGGCTGAACATCGACCCCAGCACGCTCTCCCAGGAAGCGCTGAACGCGAAAACCGGCACCACGCCGCCGAAAGACGCGGCCCACTTCATCCTGGACATCATTCCCACCAGCGTGATCGGTGCCTTCGCGAGCAACAGCCTCCTGCAGGTCCTGTTCTTCTCGGTGTTCTTCGGCGCGGCCATCGTGGTCATCGGACGCGAGCGCTGCATGCCGGTCATCAGCCTCATGGAGACTGTCCTGGAGCTCATCTTCAAGATCATGTCCTGGATCATGAAGGTGGCGCCGATCGGCGCCTTCGGTGCGATGGCATTCATCATCGGCCAGTACGGCCTCGGTACCCTCGGCACCTACGCCAAGCTGATCGCCGCCTGCTACGGTGCAGCCATCGTCTTCATCGCGCTGCTGTTCCTTGTGGCCTGGGGATTTGCCCGGGTTCCGCTCTGGCATTTCCTGAAGTACACCCGCGAAGAGTTCCTGCTGGCCCTCGGCACTGCCTCCACCGAGGCTGTCATGCCGCGCATCATGACCAAGCTGACCAATGCCGGCTGCTCACGGGCCACCACCGGCCTGGTGGTTCCCACCGGCTACTCGTTCAACCTCGACGGCGCCGCGATCTACCTTTCGATCTCGCTGCTCTTCCTGGCCCAGGCCTTCGGCCACAACCTGGACCTTGGCCAGCAGTTGGCCGCCCTCGGTGTCCTGCTCCTGACCTCCAAGGGCATGGCCGGAGTGCCCGGGTCCTCGTTCCTCGCGCTGTCCGCCACCGCGGCCGCGCTCGGCATATTCCCGGTTGCCGGCGTGGCCCTGCTCCTCGGCGCCGACCGCCTCATGGACTCCATGCGGGTTGTGGTCAACCTGCTGGGGAACTGCGTAGCCACCTTCGTGGTCTCCAAATGGGAGGGCCAGTTCGACCGCAGCGTCATGGTCCGTGCATTCCGCGGCGAAATCACCAACCACGACTCGGCCATCATGCTCGGCGTCGAGGATGACTTCGAGGACCAGGAGCTCGAGCGGATCAGCGGCGGAGGGGCGCCGTCGCCCAAGTTCCGCGGCGGACCCAACCCCGAGGACATCCCCGGCTTCCAGATGAGCCGGCCCGGCGCCCACGGAGGTCCGCCGGAGCGCAGCTCAGCCGCCATCAACCACGAATAGGGCCCGGCCGTACAACCGGAAACCCGCAGAACCGCACTATACGCAGCCCCGTCCCGGAACACCGGGGCGGGGCTGCGTGTTGCGGCCGCGGAGCGTCCGGCCAACGCCGGCTGAAGCACCCCGCCCGCCGGCCGAGTTTTTGTCCAGATAATCGGCCCAAAAGAGCCAGTAAGTCCCTCGATGTGGACAAAAACTCCATGGGTGGGCTGCAACTCCAAATGCCGAGCTCCCGCTGATGGTCACCTGGGCTACAGCGGGAGCAGTTCCGAGAGATCCGCCCGCAGCCCGGATGCCGCCACTTTCCCGGATGCCACGGCGTCGGCCCAGCCCACCCGGCCGGTGACCATTGCCAGCCAGGTGGCGGCGTCGCATTCGATGACGTTCGGGGGAGTGCCGCGCGTGTGCCGCGGGCCCTCCACGCACTGCGTCACGCCGAACGGCGGAACGCGCACCTCCACGGAGTTGCCCGGCGCCCTCGCCGTGACCTCCTCCAGCGTGTAGCGCACCGCCGTCGCGGTCACGGCACGCGGAACGCCCGACGCCGGAACGCCCGACGCCGGTCCGGCGGCTTCCAGCCACGCGGCCAGGGCGGCGCGGCCTTCTTCGATATCAATGCGTCGACGTGAAACAGCCATGTCAGTCCAGGAGCGCCGAGACGGCATGGCCGAGCCGGATCTTGCCCACAGGCCGTCCGCCGCCGAGCACGGGTTCCACTACTTTTTCCAGCACGCTGGAGACGCCCGGGATGTCCACCGCGCCGGAGGCGGCCAGCAGGGTCAGGCCCACCAGAGTGGTGGCCCGCAGGTTTCCGTCCAGCACCTTGATGGCCACGGAAACCCCCGTGGTGGTGGCCATGGCAAGCACGCCTTCCGCACCGATCTTGGCGATGATCTCCAGTTCGTCCATCACGATCGTGTTGGGCTCGCCCTTGCCCTGGACTGCCCATGGGTAGTCGAGCATGGAGGTCGCGATGGTGGCGGCGCGCGCATTGGAATTCTTGTCCCCGGGGGCCTTGGCCAGCCGCGAGTAGGCCCGGGCCAGCCCGGTCAGCGAGATGGCCGCCACGGGCGCGCCGCAGCCGTCGATTCCCAGGTGTGCGATCCGCTCGCCGGAATACTCCTCTATCGCGGAGCGGACCCGCTGCTGCAGCGGATGGTTGGGCTCAAGGTAGCTGTGGGTGTCCCAGCCGTTTTCCGTGCAGGCCCACAGGAACGCGGCGTGCTTCCCCGAGCAGTTGAACGCGAGCTTGGACCTGCCCTGTTCGGACCGGATCAGCCAGTGGCGGGCGTTCTCGTCCTGCGGCCAGGCGGCGGGGCACTGCAGCTGCTCTTCCTTGACTCCCGCGGCCTTCAGCATCCCCTCCACCACGTCCATATGGTCCAGGGAACCGGTGTGGCTGGCGCAGGCCAGGGCGACCTGTGCGCCGCGCAGGGGAACCCCGGACTGCATGGCCGCCAGGGCCTGCAGCGGCTTCAGCGCCGAGCGGGCGTAGATGGGGGTGGTGATGTCGCCGAGCTGCGTGACCACCGTTCCGTCGGCGGCAAGGACCACGGCTGAGCCGATGTGCCGGGATTCGACGAAACCGCTTCGTTCCACGACTGCCAGTTCGACGGCGGACTCCACTGTGAATGTGGCATGCGGATTTTCTGGCATGGCTAAAGTCTATGGTGCCGTTGCCTGAAATCCGGGCTATTGCACGGTCACCATGACCGACTGCCAGCCGGAGGCGCCGTCGGGCACGGGATCGGCGCGCTTGTCCGTCTGGACCTCGCCGGTACCGTCCGTGGCGCGGGCCTTGATGTAGTGCGGCCCGGGGGTGGCGTCCCATTCGAAGGACCACTGGCGCCACGTCACGACGGATGCTTCGGTGGACAGCACGGCCTCTGTCCAGGGCCCGTTGTCGATCTGCACCTCCACCTTGGTGATGCCGCGTGTCTGCGCCCAGGCGGTGCCGCCGATGGCCACCTTGCCGGCCGGGACTTGCGCGAAGGACTTGGGCACCTCAACCCGGGCCATGGTCTTGATGGGGCCGCGCTCGGACCAGCCGCGGTCCGTCCAGTAGGCCTTGCTGTCAGCGAAGCGGGTCACTTCGAGGTCAACCACCCATTTGGTGGCGGAGACGAATCCGTACAGGCCCGGGACCACCATGCGGACGGGGTAGCCGTGTTCCAGCGGCAGGGGCTCGCCGTTCATGCCGATCGCCAGCATGGCGTCCCGGTCATCCTGCAGCACCTCGAGCGGAGTCGAGGCGCTGAAGCCGTCCTCGGAGGTGGACAGCACCATGTCCGCGCCATCCTTGGGGCGGGCCATCTTGAGGACCTCGCGGATGGGCAGACCCAGCCATTTGGCGTTGCCGGCGAGGTTGCCGCCCACGGGATTCGACACGCAGGTGAGGGTCACGTGGGACTCGATCAGCTCGGCGTCGAGCAGGTCCTGGAACGTCAGGGTGACTTCCTGTTCCACGAGGCCGTGGATGCGAAGCTCCCACTCCTCGGCATTGATTTCCGGGACGCTCAGGGCGGTGTCGATCCGGTAAAACTCGTTGTTGGGGGTAATCCACGGTGTGACCCCCGGTGCGGCGGACTGGACACCCGCCGGGACAGCGGGGGCTGCCTTGGCCGGCGCCGGCAGCTGGAGGGATTCGCGGGCCTGGGCAATATTGCTCCGT
Protein-coding regions in this window:
- a CDS encoding NCS1 family nucleobase:cation symporter-1 produces the protein MQTTPSVGVKTDSGPTELSGQPVHPATGVEALCETASAASGRIISPSLYNIDLAPTKREGRRWTSYSIFTLWANDVHSLGNYAFAIGLFALGLGGWQILLALGVGAVLLFGLLSFSGFMGVKTGVPFPVMSRISFGIRGAQIASLLRGAVAVAWFGIQTYLASVVLRVMLVAVVPALKELDSNSILGLSTLGWAAFVFLWIVQLIIVSFGMEMIRKYEAFAGPVILVTMAAIAVWIFIEAGGSIAWSSDNALEGADMWRTIFAGGALWVSIYGTFVLNFCDFTRSAVSKKAVVRGNFWGIPINMLLFGAIVVVMAGGQFKINGTVIQSPSDIVQTIPNTLFLVLACLALLILTIAVNLMANFVAPVYALTNLFPRHLNFRKAAWVSGTIGLIILPWNLYNNPLVIVYFLGGLGALLGPLFGVVMADYWLLRRGKVNVLELYTEDPAGAYFYKKGFNPRAIIALVPAAAVALLIAFVPALEAAAPFAWFFAAGIAAVVYYFIADRSQRLEDVDGESIAVASTH
- a CDS encoding aspartate/glutamate racemase family protein — protein: MRILVANVNTTQSMTDSIAAQARSVAAPGTEIIGITPRFGADSCEGNFESYLAAIAVMDAVVNYPEPFDAVIQAGYGEHGREGLQELLDVPVVDITEAAASTAMFLGHKYSVVTTLDRAVPLIEDRLKLAGLDARCASVRASGMAVLELEEEPERAVEAIIEQSLAAVRDDKAEVIVLGCGGMAGLDEEIRKRAGVPVVDGVAAAVTIAESLVRLGLSTSKVRTYASPRPKTVIGWPLTAADVPAAP
- a CDS encoding SDR family oxidoreductase encodes the protein MTATHRPVPPHRPGPVAVVTGAGSGIGRAVARLMLAEGYRVVLAGRREVPLLESAAGHRQALAVTCDVTVPDDVERLFAAALQKWGRVDVLFNNAGVFGPAASVDEISVADWDAVVAVNLTGSMLCAAAAVRAMKAQEPQGGRIINNGSISAHSPRPRTVAYTVTKHAMTGLTKSIELDGREFGITCGQIDIGNTATDIMGTIGVDSGALQADGSRRVEPTFPVQDAARAVLLMAGMPPTASVGSVVITAAGMPFIGRG
- a CDS encoding endonuclease domain-containing protein, encoding MSPLPEEVGRRPFAVAEATAAGVGTSRLLGADLHRPSRGIRVPKGGRTDLAALVRSHTRLDAVTFCSLVSAAEIHGVPLPPWAEFRPDGGGPVTAVVEPVPWGKKTGPHFREPGRFLHLSRGGGATLPRRKGVAGHRLRIRDGDVVEIDGLRLTSVARTWVDLGSLLPTDDLVVAGDAIVSEHARSFGPPKVAMVPLAELRKFVDNANGIHGVRKARLALDLLRVGVDSPPESRLRLMLHGAGLPEFTANCRVDDALGRPVWTDLGNARYRTCVEYEGLHHLDPEQQAMDAYRDQRVADAGWRQVRINRIDMERGPEWVVSRVTHTLRKQGWRR
- a CDS encoding cation:dicarboxylate symporter family transporter, producing the protein MKIPDSAALKASSAPSKKKPLYRSLFFQILIAVVAGVLIGHFWPDLGSQLRPLGDGFIQLIKMIIAPLIFLVIVTGISAVGDVKAVGRVGVKALLYFTAATLFALVFGLVVGNIVQPGAGLNIDPSTLSQEALNAKTGTTPPKDAAHFILDIIPTSVIGAFASNSLLQVLFFSVFFGAAIVVIGRERCMPVISLMETVLELIFKIMSWIMKVAPIGAFGAMAFIIGQYGLGTLGTYAKLIAACYGAAIVFIALLFLVAWGFARVPLWHFLKYTREEFLLALGTASTEAVMPRIMTKLTNAGCSRATTGLVVPTGYSFNLDGAAIYLSISLLFLAQAFGHNLDLGQQLAALGVLLLTSKGMAGVPGSSFLALSATAAALGIFPVAGVALLLGADRLMDSMRVVVNLLGNCVATFVVSKWEGQFDRSVMVRAFRGEITNHDSAIMLGVEDDFEDQELERISGGGAPSPKFRGGPNPEDIPGFQMSRPGAHGGPPERSSAAINHE
- a CDS encoding sterol carrier family protein — encoded protein: MAVSRRRIDIEEGRAALAAWLEAAGPASGVPASGVPRAVTATAVRYTLEEVTARAPGNSVEVRVPPFGVTQCVEGPRHTRGTPPNVIECDAATWLAMVTGRVGWADAVASGKVAASGLRADLSELLPL
- a CDS encoding asparaginase, which codes for MPENPHATFTVESAVELAVVERSGFVESRHIGSAVVLAADGTVVTQLGDITTPIYARSALKPLQALAAMQSGVPLRGAQVALACASHTGSLDHMDVVEGMLKAAGVKEEQLQCPAAWPQDENARHWLIRSEQGRSKLAFNCSGKHAAFLWACTENGWDTHSYLEPNHPLQQRVRSAIEEYSGERIAHLGIDGCGAPVAAISLTGLARAYSRLAKAPGDKNSNARAATIATSMLDYPWAVQGKGEPNTIVMDELEIIAKIGAEGVLAMATTTGVSVAIKVLDGNLRATTLVGLTLLAASGAVDIPGVSSVLEKVVEPVLGGGRPVGKIRLGHAVSALLD
- a CDS encoding molybdopterin-dependent oxidoreductase, which translates into the protein MKKLTNWLKGPTALAALAGVAAAAVVLSVAELIGAFFTARATPLIALGSTFIDFTPPWLKDFAIATFGTNDKAALFAGMGLTIFLLACVLGVVAYRKWALGVAGVLLMGAVIVASVVTRASVEPLDAIPSLIGTAAGLVVLRLLITRLWRMRTWPGVAADVAAKDTERPATTRRAFFAASGITAVAAAVAATGGRLLSAARSNIAQARESLQLPAPAKAAPAVPAGVQSAAPGVTPWITPNNEFYRIDTALSVPEINAEEWELRIHGLVEQEVTLTFQDLLDAELIESHVTLTCVSNPVGGNLAGNAKWLGLPIREVLKMARPKDGADMVLSTSEDGFSASTPLEVLQDDRDAMLAIGMNGEPLPLEHGYPVRMVVPGLYGFVSATKWVVDLEVTRFADSKAYWTDRGWSERGPIKTMARVEVPKSFAQVPAGKVAIGGTAWAQTRGITKVEVQIDNGPWTEAVLSTEASVVTWRQWSFEWDATPGPHYIKARATDGTGEVQTDKRADPVPDGASGWQSVMVTVQ